The genomic region tacgggtgggtgttgttatcgtgaccagtgagctgagataaggcggagctttacctagcatagacttatagatgacctggagccagtgggtctggcgacgaatatgtagcgagggccagccgactagagcatacaggtcgcagttgtgggtggtgtatatggggctttggtgacaaaacggatggtactgtgatagactgcatccagtttgctgagtagagtattggatgctattttgtaaatgacatcgctgaagtcgaggatcggtaggatagtcaattttacgagggaatgtttggcggcgtgagtgaaggaggctttgttatgaaataggaagccgattatagatttaattttggattggagatgtttaatatgagtctggaaggagagtatacagtctagccagacacctaggtatttgtagttgtccacatattctaagtcagaaccgtccagagtagtgatgctagtcgggcgggcagagaacggttgaagagcatacttatggttttactagcgtttaagagcaattggaggccacggaaggagtgttgtatggcattgaagctcttttggaggttagataacacagtgtccaaagaagggccagatgtatacagaatggtgttgtctgcatagaggtggatctgggaatcacccgcagcaagagcgacatcattgatgtatacagagaaaagagtcggcccgagaattgaaccctgtggtaccgccatagagactgccagaggtccggacaacaggccctccgatttgacagactgaactctgtctgagaagtcgTTTTAAAAATGTGTTACGTAATGTGTGAACCACCTTACTTTGTAAGAATAAGATCTTCATACCTATGGATTATGCACCTTTTGAAGTCAATGGTatacttatttttatttatttaactaggcaagtcagttaagaacattttCTTACTTGCAGTGattgcctaggaacagtgggttaactgccttgttcaagggtagaacgacagatttttaccttgttagctccgggatttgatcttgcaacctttggttagtagtccaacactctaaccactaggctacctgccgccccaatttcTGAAGTGTATTCCAGACTAGGCTGGTGTAATGGATTTATAATCTGATCCTCAATATCGGAACGTTTCACGTCAATGTTGTTGAGTGGTTTAAATGTACAGACCACCTTTGTCATTACAAATGTGAAACCTAAAGTGGCTATATTGGCTGCTGCTGATGCTGCTGAGGtgtgagtgagtgtttgtgtgtgaaagaGGGAAGAAAAGAGAAGGTGGGTGGCACCCATTGATGTGCTGCGTGTATTTGGGTGTGTGCAAAGGAGCAGGTGCTGCTTGATACTCAGAGACAACTCTGTTCTTGGTCACATGCACGCGCGTACAGATGCACATACACTAAAGCGTCTGCTGAAATGTGGGTTCACTGAagtgtgaatgtttgtgtgtgtgcgctcatgCACGCACACTTAGCCTacgtacagtacgtgtgtgtgtgtgttattttgtatgtgttctgatgtgtgtgttattttgtatgtgttctgatgtgtgtgtatgcaggatTATCCATGAGGATGGCTTTTCTGGGGATGATGTGAAGCAGTATAAGCCTGTGGTCTACAGCAACACCATCCAGAGTTTGGCTGCCGTCCTCCGAGCTATGGACTCTCTGGGCATCGAGTACGCAGACAAGGACAGAAAGGTGGGTACATGCTCCCTGCACAGGGTAGTATTTATCCATAGTGTACAACCAATGGCCCTTTCTTAACCTTACTTCAAAGTGCACTGCAAAGCAGACTTCAATGTTTCCAGTGGGGTATGGTGGTACACATCCAGGAATTCAGCTATACAGTCTTCAGCTCATATGTGTCTTAATAAATCTATgcatgtgtttttgtttgtgtatgtgtgcttgtgtgcgtgtgtgtgtgtgtgtgtgtgctgatgcATCGTCATATCTTTTGTACATAATAtcttatgtatgtgtgtgtccaggcGGATGCTAAGCTGGTGTGTGATGTGGTCACTCGTATGGAGGACACAGAGCCCTACTCAGCAGAGCTGCTGACAGCTATGAAGCGTCTGTGGGCTGATGCGGGGACCCAGGAGTGTTTCAATAGGGCCAGGGAGTACCAGCTCAATGACTCCGCTGCCTAGTGAGTACACACTAAGGGACCAAGCATATCGGAATGCATGAAACTTTAAATTAAGCATAATTCATGTTTTGACGTTAATGAACGATTTGTGAGAAAGTTCCAGTTACATAACATATTGGAAATTGGATTTTGAGTCCATTAGCTGCCTGTTCTTGAACAGTAACACAGTGCAAAGGTTAGTCTTTGAAGTGACTGCGTTGGTTAGTCTTTACAGTGCAAAGGTTAGTCTTCGCACTGTATTTTTGTagctctacactcttagaaaaaagggttccaaaagggttcttcggctgtccgcataggagaaccctttttggttttagatacaaccctttttggttccagatagaacccttttgggttccatgtagagccctctgtggaaagggttctacttggaaccaaaagggttttacctgcaaccaaaaagggttcttcaaagggttttcctatgtggacagccgcagaacccttttaggtttttCTAAGAGGTTATTATTGAAGCtctacctcccctcccctcccctcccctccgctcccaccctccctcctgtTTCCATTTCCCCCTCTACTTCCTTCTTTCTCTTATTAGCTACCTGAACAGTTTAGACCGTATTGGTGCTGCTGACTACCAGCCCACCGAGCAGGACATCCTGAGAACCCGAGTCAAGACCACTGGGATCGTGGAGACCCATTTCACCTTCAAAAACCTGCACTTTAGGTTagacccaccacacacacataggtttacacatacagtacacaaccAGTCCAGTATATTTGTTTGTAGCATATTTGTAGTGTATGTTATGGTACATTTATAACTCTTATGTTTCTTTCAGGCTGTTTGATGttggaggtcagaggtcagagagaaAGAAGTGGATCCACTGCTTTGAGGATGTGACGGCCATTATCTTCTGTGTGGCGTTAAGTGGCTATGATCAGGTTCTGCATGAGGACGAAACAACTGTAAGTACTTCACACACACTTCATACTactcacaaacacaccacacatatTCTCAAACATGCATCTCATCTGTCTTATTTGGTATTTTCTGCAGAATCGCATGCACGAGTCCCTCATGCTCTTTGAC from Salvelinus fontinalis isolate EN_2023a chromosome 35, ASM2944872v1, whole genome shotgun sequence harbors:
- the LOC129834520 gene encoding guanine nucleotide-binding protein G(o) subunit alpha-like is translated as MGCTLSAEERAALDRSKAIEKNLKDDGVTAAKEVKLLLLGGGESGKSTIVKQMKIIHEDGFSGDDVKQYKPVVYSNTIQSLAAVLRAMDSLGIEYADKDRKADAKLVCDVVTRMEDTEPYSAELLTAMKRLWADAGTQECFNRAREYQLNDSAAYYLNSLDRIGAADYQPTEQDILRTRVKTTGIVETHFTFKNLHFRLFDVGGQRSERKKWIHCFEDVTAIIFCVALSGYDQVLHEDETTNRMHESLMLFDSICNNKFFIDTSIILFLNKKDLFEEKIKKSPLSICFPEYTGANTYDDATAYIQVQFESKSRSPNKEIYCHLTCATDTGNIQVVFDAVTDIIIADNLRGCGLY